The following coding sequences are from one Delphinus delphis chromosome 19, mDelDel1.2, whole genome shotgun sequence window:
- the DVL2 gene encoding segment polarity protein dishevelled homolog DVL-2 isoform X4 yields the protein MAGSGAGGGGVGETKVIYHLDEEETPYLVKIPVPAERITLGDFKSVLQRPAGAKYFFKSMDQDFGVVKEEISDDNARLPCFNGRVVSWLVSSDNPQPEMAPPAHEPRTDPVPPPPPVPPLPPERTSGIGDSRPPSFHPNVSSSRENLEPETETESVVSLRRERPRRRDSTGGHRPSGPSRLERHLAGYESSSTLMTSELESTSLGDSDEEDTMSRFSSSTEQSSASRLLKRHRRRRKQRPPRLERASSFSSVTDSTMSLNIITVTLNMEKYNFLGISIVGQSNERGDGGIYIGSIMKGGAVAADGRIEPGDMLLQVNDMNFENMSNDDAVRVLRDIVHKPGPIVLTVAKCWDPSPQAYFTLPRNEPIQPIDPAAWVSHSAALTGTFPAYPGSSSMSTITSGSSLPDGCEGRGLSIHTDMASVTKAMAAPESGLEVRDRMWLKITIPNAFLGSDVVDWLYHHVEGFPERREARKYASGLLKAGLIRHTVNKITFSEQCYYVFGDLSGGCESYLVNLSLNDNDGSSGASDQDTLAPLPGATPWPLLPTFSYQYPAPHPYSPQPPPYHELSSYTYGGGSASSQHSEGSRSSGSTRSDGGVGRTGRPEERAPESKSGSGSESEPSSRGGSLRRGGEPGGTGDGGPPPSRGSSGGAPNLRAHPGLHPYGPPPGMALPYNPMMVVMMPPPPPPVPPAVQPPGAPPVRDLGSVPPELTASRQSFHMAMGNPSEFFVDVM from the exons ATGGCGGGCAGCGGCGCTGGGGGCGGTGGTGTCGGGGAGACGAAGGTGATTTACCACCTGGATGAAGAAGAGACTCCCTACCTGGTGAAGATCCCCGTCCCCGCCGAGCGCATCACCCTCGGCGATTTCAAGAGCGTCTTGCAGCGGCCCGCGGGCGCTAAGTACTTTTTCAAGTCTATGGATCAGGATTTCGG GGTGGTGAAGGAAGAGATTTCAGATGACAATGCTCGCCTTCCCTGCTTCAACGGAAGGGTGGTATCCTGG TTAGTGTCATCAGATAACCCCCAACCTGAGATGGCCCCCCCAGCCCATGAGCCTCGGACAGACCCGGTGCCTCCACCACCACCTGTACCCCCTCTGCCACCAGAGAGGACCAGTGGCATTGGAGACTCCAGGCCTCCATCCTTCCA CCCTAACGTGTCTAGCAGCCGGGAAAATCTGGAGCCcgagacagaaacagagtcagTGGTGTCTCTGAGGCGGGAGCGACCTCGCAGGCGAGACAGCA CGGGGGGCCACCGGCCCAGCGGCCCCTCGAGGCTGGAGCGCCACCTGGCAGGGTACGAGAGctcctccaccctcatgaccagTGAGCTGGAGAGCACCAGCCTGGGGGACTCGGACGAGGAGGACACCATGAGCAG GTTCAGCAGCTCCACGGAGCAGAGCAGCGCCTCCCGCCTCCTCAAGCGCCACCGGCGGCGGAGGAAACAGCGGCCACCCCGCCTGGAGAGG GCCTCATCCTTCAGCAGCGTCACCGATTCCACCATGTCTCTCAACATCATCACAGTCACGCTCAACATGG AGAAGTACAACTTCCTGGGCATCTCCATCGTGGGTCAGAGCAACGAGCGGGGAGATGGAGGCATCTACATCGGCTCCATCATGAAGGGTGGGGCTGTGGCGGCTGATGGGCGCATTGAGCCCGGGGACATGCTTTTGCAG GTGAACGACATGAACTTTGAGAACATGAGCAACGATGATGCGGTGCGGGTGCTGAGGGACATCGTGCACAAGCCGGG CCCCATCGTGCTGACTGTAGCCAAGTGCTGGGATCCCTCTCCCCAGGCCTATTTCACTCTCCCCCGAA ATGAGCCCATCCAGCCGATTGACCCTGCTGCCTGGGTCTCACACTCTGCTGCGCTGACTGGCACCTTCCCAGCCTATCCAGGTTCTTCGTCCATGAGCACCATCACATCTGGGTCCTCTCTTCCGGATG GCTGTGAGGGCCGGGGCCTCTCCATCCATACAGACATGGCATCTGTGACCAAGGCCATGGCAGCTCCAGAGTCTGGACTGGAAGTTCGGGACCGCATGTGGCTCAAGATCACCATCCCTAACGCCTTTCTGG GCTCGGACGTGGTTGACTGGCTCTACCATCACGTGGAGGGCTTTCCTGAGCGGCGGGAGGCCCGAAAGTATGCCAGCGGGCTGCTCAAGGCGGGCCTCATCCGGCACACTGTGAACAAGATCACCTTCTCTGAGCAGTGCTATTATGTCTTTGGTGACCTCAGTGGCGGCTGTGAGAGTT ACCTAGTTAACCTGTCTCTGAATGACAACGATGGCTCCAGTGGCGCTTCGGACCAGGACACCTTGGCTCCCTTGCCTGGGGCCACGCCCTGgcccctgctgcccaccttctCCTACCAGTACCCAGCCCCGCACCCATACagtccccagcccccaccctacCACGAGCTCTCGTCCTACACCTACGGCGGAGGCAGTGCCAGCAGCCAGCACAGTGAGG gGAGCCGGAGCAGTGGGTCGACACGAAGCGATGGGGGGGTGGGGCGcacagggaggcctgaggagcgGGCCCCTGAGTCCAAGTCTGGCAGCGGCAGTGAGTCTGAGCCTTCCAGCCGGGGCGGCAGCCTTCGGCGGGGCGGGGAACCTGGTGGGACTGGTGATGGGGGCCCTCCCCCATCCAGGGGCTCATCAGGAGGTGCTCCCAATCTCCGAGCCCACCCAGGGCTCCATCCCTATGGCCCGCCTCCTGGCATGGCCCTCCCGTATAACCCCATGATGGTGGTCATgatgccccctcccccgccccctgtcCCTCCAGCAGTGCAGCCTCCAGGGGCCCCTCCAGTCAGAGACCTGGGCTCCGTGCCCCCAGAGCTGACGGCCAGCCGCCAAAGCTTCCACATGGCCATGGGCAACCCCAGTGAGTTCTTTGTGGATGTTATGTAG